One Cryptomeria japonica chromosome 9, Sugi_1.0, whole genome shotgun sequence genomic window carries:
- the LOC131043910 gene encoding phenolic glucoside malonyltransferase 1-like, whose protein sequence is MEEAEGQVMEKAQAQVKVHRISSVAPAIPTERHPMFLSNLDLLWLPINNVQRILFYTISPKNQYPSILESLKKSLSSFLVYFYPLAGRLDKGQSGRLEVTSFEEGGICIGTTLHHVIADGNSFWNFMKSWAECSRGLPVSNPPLHSRTVFKLENKKPIPISYKPHEVVINGIPRAQIYKFLPDDLQQNSENSSSEQALEREVGIQKWLGNNTEPRYSTFCFTEIMIRDLKQQSGASSSFIAVTAQFWRCLTRAREVADDEPIVFSLLADCRGRVKPPLPKAYFGNCLSLGIVRTTEKILLANKLCFAAGLIQELVNSCTSETQINNMVDWLESPDSGFVPLFHEFGGLCTSNVVSSHRFPVYEIDFGWGRPLNVQAAAMNENGVMVFFAPKDGGGSIVVSTRLPQHQIETLTHLLSAPH, encoded by the exons ATGGAGGAAGCAGAAGGACAAGTAATGGAAAAAGCACAGGCACAGGTAAAGGTGCACAGAATTTCAAGTGTGGCACCGGCCATCCCAACAGAGAGGCACCCAATGTTTCTCTCAAACCTTGATCTGCTCTGGTTGCCAATCAATAATGTTCAGAGGATTCTCTTCTATACAATCTCGCCTAAAAACCAATACCCTTCAATACTGGAGAGCTTAAAGAAAAGCCTCTCCTCATTCCTGGTGTATTTCTATCCATTGGCTGGTCGCTTAGACAAGGGACAATCAGGCAGATTAGAG GTTACATCTTTTGAGGAAGGGGGAATATGTATAGGAACCACTCTTCATCATGTTATAGCAGATGGAAACTCGTTTTGGAATTTCATGAAATCATGGGCAGAGTGTAGCAGAGGCCTCCCGGTTTCGAATCCTCCCCTGCACAGTAGAACAGTATTCAAACTAGAAAACAAGAAGCCCATTCCCATTTCATACAAACCCCATGAAGTAGTAATCAATGGGATTCCACGGGCTCAGATTTACAAGTTCTTACCAGATGACCTACAGCAAAACTCAGAAAATTCTAGTAGTGAACAAGCATTGGAACGtgaagtgggtattcaaaaatggCTGGGGAACAATACAGAACCCAGATACTCAACCTTCTGCTTTACAGAAATAATGATCAGAGACCTGAAACAGCAGAGCGGGGCTTCGAGCTCCTTCATTGCAGTAACTGCACAGTTTTGGAGATGCCTAACCAGGGCCCGCGAAGTGGCAGATGATGAACCAATTGTATTCTCACTTCTGGCTGATTGCAGAGGCCGTGTAAAGCCCCCATTGCCTAAGGCTTATTTTGGCAACTGCTTGTCTCTGGGTATTGTGCGTACAACAGAAAAAATTTTGCTTGCAAACAAACTCTGCTTTGCTGCGGGGCTTATACAGGAGCTCGTCAATTCCTGTACATCAGAAACTCAGATTAATAATATGGTAGATTGGCTGGAATCTCCTGATAGCGGTTTTGTGCCTCTGTTTCATGAATTTGGAGGGCTTTGTACTTCCAATGTGGTGAGTTCTCACAGGTTTCCAGTTTATGAGATTGACTTTGGGTGGGGAAGGCCATTGAATGTGCAGGCTGCAGCCATGAATGAAAATGGGGTTATGGTTTTCTTTGCTCCAAAAGATGGAGGAGGAAGCATAGTTGTGTCCACTCGCCTTCCTCAACATCAAATAGAAACCTTAACTCATCTCCTCTCTGCTCCCCACTGA